CATTACCAAGTTTAGAGTGTCTCTATTCCTCACATGTATAACAACGATATGGGTATGAGTATTAGTACTGGTTCTTCGACGATATCAGAGGCCAAGTGTGCATACATCATCCACTAAGTTAGACATACATAACCACTACACATGAGTTACATTTTGATCAAATAAGCATGACACGCTATACTTTgaaaaaataaacaatcatgtgtcttcttcttctcgttcatTCCCGCTTCTTTTATCATTTCATGCTTTATAGAAAAAGTTGCAGAAATGTTAAAATTTTATGCTGCTGTGTTGGGAACGAGTACCAGAGTAGAGTTCATACGTGTCCCTACGGGGTAATTCTTTTAACAGCAAAATGTAGTCCACTCGTCGTTACACAGCTTCTCACATATCTATTATGATATATGATGTTCACCCGTAATTTTCCTCTTCTTTTAATGTATAGCGGCATGATACAACTGCACTGCGTCGACAATTATTCACCGATACATGAAACAAGGCGAATTGGAATTTGTGATTGTATTTGTATGCCTGCTGTGTGATGCCTAAGAACAAGTCACAGACTCTCAGTCTCTGTTCATTTTCAAAAGAATGCAgataaaatattttagttattATGTCTTCAAAGATGTTCATTTTGAAAATATGGTGGTTTTGAGGCCTTTCTTTCTTCTTGCAAAATGCCTTTATTGATTTCAGGAAACATTTGAGTTCTTTAACCTTCTACAAGTTCACGGCTTTCCAAATGTTATTGGTGTCCTCTCACATCTTGATAAGATCAAATGTGATGGACAACTAAAGGTAACCAAGCAGCGCCTCAGTCGTCAGTTCCGGAACGAAATATACGGCGGAGCAGAACTATTCTACTTATCACGTCTTGACAATGGAATGTAAGTTTTTGTTTAGATTACTAGGGTCATATGATTCATGCATTTAATGTATATTTGTTGCTAATTTTTAATTTAATGGACTTATTAGTAGAAAAAAATCTGCAAGTCTCAATTAAGGATTGCCGCTTATCCATTGTTGTTTCTTATTCGTTTATAATTAACAGGTACATGGACGATGAAATTCACAATCTAGCAATGTTCATATCAGTTATGAAATTCAATCCTTTGTCCTGGCAAACTGCACATCCTTATGTGCTAGTCGATCATTTTGAAGATGTTACTTCTCCGGAAAGAGTGCAGATTGACAATAAATGTGATAGAAACATAGTTATGTACGGTTATCTCCGAGGCAGTAATTTTAAGAGAGGAACTAAGGTACTTTCTCTAGCTAGGTTGTTttgactctctctctctctctctctcactctctctGAATACTTGGTATCTTTTATTGGTGCACGTCAAACGTGCTTTGATTCTATTAGTTTCAGAACTCTAGACTTCTAGGAACATATTCTTGTTTGGCCACCTTGTGAAATATCATACTGTATTATGTTTGATTTGGTTGTCGATTTTCTTAATAAGAGCATATCAAAGAACGAGAATTGTTGTGTTATGAGCCCCATATAAAAGATCTAGACTTACAATAATGTTGTTAAAAGTctgtgggcatccaactcaaatccTATAGGCAATGAGTGGAATGGCCCTTCCATATTGTAGCTGTTGTTTATTTTGGGGATCTAAGCAATGTTGTACTATTACCCTTCATAAATGTAGCTTAAAGAAAATTCGATGTTGAGCCCACTTGGAGTCATGCCCCGTAGATGTTAATTGAATAATTTTCATATCCCGAAGGCCTTTTAGGAGTCTTATACTATATGAAAAAAGGAATTTTTGCGTTATTCGTTGTTGCAAACATATGCTTGCTTTTATGAGCAGTAAACACAGTAAATTATGCTTTATTAGTTTCCGGCCCATTGTTCTGTATATCCAACATATTGTTTTCACTTTTTCTTCCACTACTGTAAGTACTGATTTAAGGTGTATAATACCAGGTGCATATTGCTGGTGCTGGTGATTTTCCTGTATATGGTATTACAAGCTTAGCTGATCCCTGCTCTTTACCAAttgctgccaaaatgaagggagTGAATGACAAGGAAAGACTCTTTTATGCACCAATGTCTGGTCTTTGGGGTCTTCTCTATGACAAGGATGCAGAATATGTAGATGAACGCAACGATAATGATGAGGTAACCCGATCGGAGATTGAGGGTTTCAGAGCAGGAACTTATTTAAAGTTGGAGGTTCATGATGTCCCTTTTGAGATGACTAAAAATATTGATCCCAATTGCCCTATTCTCGTCGGAGGTATCAGTCTCGAAGATGAGAATGTTGGATATATGCAGGTATCACACTAACTTTTGAATGTATTGTCGTTAGGCAATTGTCAGTCCGCATCATAGCACTCTTCCACTTTCTAGGATGTGTGCTAGGATGCATATTCAGAATTTTTTAACTAGTACGTCCATGACTTGTGAAAATGTCAACTCAATCTCCTCTGgaggtttcttcttcttccaagccTTTAGTCCCAAACAAATTGGGGTAGGCTGGAAAGGGGAGACGTCCGAAACAGTCACCCATAGGTACTGCTCCCGCCCTTTCTTAAGGGAATGGCttgttttcaaccaaacaaaGATACACGAGGAGTTCCCAAGCACCCATCTTGGTACTGCTCTTGCCTTCTATTGGTGTATCGCTGGCTCGCCAAGCTGACCACGACCCTATTCTCGTAGGGGAATGTCTGGGGTTTTACTGTGGGCTCGCGCCCAACATGGACATTCCTCCTTTATCCTGGCTTACGACAGGCTGTGCCAAAAAACTACACAGGCGGAGTTAGTCTCATTCCGAGGTTGAATCGATTTAATATATTAATGTATGTGAACCAAAAACTAGAACCTAAAACTTGAGTAATAACCCTTATGTGAAGGATCATGAAAATGAGGGATACCCAGATTTTTAGTtctctctttattttattttattttattttatttttaatacgaAACCTCTCAAAGAAAGTGTATGCTTCGATTTTTGAATATGTTTTTCTTGTACTTTTAGGCGAGGCTTAAGCGACATAGCTGGCATAGGAAATTATTGAAGACAAGAGACCCAATCATTGTTTCAGCTGGTTGGAGACGTTACCAGACCAGACCCATTTATGCCCAGGAAGACGGTGGCAATCGTTTGCATCGAATAGATTCCACTCCCGAGCACACAGATTGTCTTGCAATGTTTTGGGGTCCTCTTGCACCTCTAGATACTGGTTTTGTTGCTGTACACAATCTGGCAGGCAATAAGGTCTGATGTATTCTACTTGAACTTTTGACTTATCATCACTATGGTATTTCAGTACTTGATTAATTGCAATTGCAACATAGAGGGGTATTCGTCTATATAAGATGAAATAAATGTGCGTGTAAGTTCGTACCGTGTATCCTTGATTTCCTGCGAGTACCTGgcgaaaactaagaaaaaaactaATTACTGTACTCCCTGAGACTTGTCTTGTTCAGATGGTATCTTACATTTCATGAATACATCACTGCGCCTAATACTCACATTTTATGCCCGTCATCTGCTGTTTTTCGGTTAATGTAGCAAGTGTAAtacatttttctttcttctgtaGAAGAGGCTATCCCTTAATTTTCTAAATGTAAGGATGTGAGAATGGGATGCTACACCACTGTTGTTGATTTGCTTGTATGTTTGAGTTCTATTTTGTTTATTGATCGACTTGTATTTGATTCCCCAGGCTGCATTTCGGATTTCAGCAATGGGTGTCATACTTGACTTTACCCAGGCTGCAGAGATAGTTGCAAAGATTTTGAAGAAGTGCAATCAAGTTGGGACTCCTCTCCAGACCTTCAAGAAAACTGCTCCCATCAAAGACATGTTTACGTCAGATCTTGAAATTGATTGGTTTAAAGATGCAGCAATTCAGACTGCAAGAGTTCGGGGGAACGTTGAAAAGGTATTGTTGCCTTGTGCCAAAACTAATTTCGGCGGGCTGTGTTTGCTCTTTCGTATTTTTATTTATGTGCTTTATCGGGTGTCTGGACTCTGGATTCTACAACAACAGCTTGTGATCCATTTGCTTTTGTGATGCTGTAGTGTATGGATGAACAAATTTTCTGTGACCGTTCTTATGGGAAGTTAAATTGTTGGATCCTTTCCATGTGGTCCACAACTAACTCGTGTGTTTCCAGACCTTCATTAGTTTTCTATAAAGTCGGCAAGATTTGTTCTCCCAGTGAATGACCAAGTTGCACACACGTTGGTGTTGAAATCTTTTGTTGTGTTAGGGGATATAGCATTTCTGTGAAGCTTGTTTCTTTGGTTTACCAATTGTGTTTGATTGGGCAGGCTGCTAAAAAGAAGCTCGTTAGTGAACTTATAAGGAAGGGAGATCAACGTAGAGAAGGGATTGCTAGTTGCTCATTTCAGCATAAAATTTCTCTTTGCGATAAAGTTTTCATGCGCGTGTGGAAACAAGTAAGTGAACTGAAGGATTCAGGCGACTGTACTGGACAAGGCATGGAATCAGTAGGTGAACTGAAGGATTCTCTCAACAAGGTTATCTCCTAATCCTGAATTTATGGTTTAATTTTTGACTTGCAAGGTTGAAATTTTTCATTTGTCCGCCGGTCCCactaaccatattaaggtagaaccgatccttgtgtttggtataaccgtaaacccatgattagtatattgatatttgatcaatcacatagttattgggaatcagatgaaccagttctaaacttgtttggaagtgtggtataataggttccaagattgtaaatatgaaaaaggatttacaaagaaataagatgtcgacatactttgaacatgttcagtaaatcttatcttttattgtacaaagatatttcttaataactcaaggagatcccaaaccgaaatattgttgagaatcttttaattaaggttgttaattttatatgcttttaattaccagcaattaaaatgcacatctctggaaaataaaaattggtaatgtgcatttactaattggaaattttctagtaggatttcagTTATTTTTCGACAGAGtgtttctaggaattatgaaaaccgattttgggaatttattgcatatcatGAGAatgttcggttttggaaattacttggtgtccaaGCTTGGTCTTATATAcccaagttttcatttcgagcaaactatcttaagagccagtaaaactaccttgttgtgttgttactggtggagccgtctattcggagaggaaagtaccctaattaggcgaaatctcttacgaccgctcgtttaaagacttctgtgggatcaagaagctctacgagtaccgttggtgggaaactagataattgcagtaatattaatttcgatttgatttgattgactaacatgtgttgaactttggttgcacctagtttgtttattcttgagaatcttctcttctgatataagattcacttaaactagatcgaagtgtcgacgggatatttgaaactgtttgtagatataaagatgtcttgtgataatcctttgttaacagactccgttctgtgcgtgattgatcacaagagtttCAAGTTATggtgtgaaggtgtttattgaagatttaagaagatttgaagacaaagaagatttattattggtttcataatctttggtgtgcacaaaacttgatcgggtGGGATCCaattataattggtttatccttgatagatttgattgattacttGCGTATATCGGCATCactatatagtatcttggtagatcctatatttgattgcaaaatctaaactctgttactttggtagttgttggatagatagatctaaacccgacaaaggattttattggattaaacagaagagctttCGTCTAACTCATGTCACTGATATTGAAtatagttgttaccgaacatatttgttgttcctttactattcggaatacgaaccaaaggaattgttcgagtgcgtgcacttattgaatgtcggaagtgcagggatactgaagaaattaggtgaactataggtttagttacttggtctcaattatactgtgaacacaaagatcattgtcatttgagtgttcacaaataatgcgcgcagacccatgacaatatagtaaataggctgcgcctgaggGGGATGAGTCGGTTATgttgaatccttgactcagagtcctaaaactcttcctcgtctcatcaactacaatcattgttcttagctcGCATAATAAGATGaataatggatgaagtataaaacgtacgaacatgatgtaccataaatatcgaatcgaatatgtaaagtataaatgcatgaatatagatgaaacgattaacttatatgattcagcactcagatctctgtctgcgggtttgggtttttcattatatgtacgatggttacagaaatagtcgaatgactttgagatcaacataagcctgcgtaacatgaggaatttcacttactctctctctctctctctctgtctctctcataTTCTCCTCTCAATATTCTCGgatccccctcttcacttgggagggaggggtatttatagggtggttaagtggggtccacttctgaagcccgttataaccttatcctcttgtgtcttgtgccgcttacgtagaagtcttcgtgttctcggctctCTCTGCGTGTTCTGTTTGAATatgcagtgctatctgcgcttcctccacaggatgactgacacgtatgctgtttgagggtatttaatgcgggtagttgagatgtctgtccgcggtagacaactgtcctctgcccctgtcttgtctgcgtcaatCGGACTATCCCcatccgtagatcttagatctttctggggataggataaagtgactcttggctgtccacgtgtgatatcatatcttgatggtctcagccgcatgtcctccacgcgtgtctttgtggacacgtggcagAAGATGAAATGTGGacctacaattttccccttttcctcctactgggaggttagtcgaagtgggaagaaaaaacgtgttactctcttcatcttctctttattattttcttagattttagggcacattccccactatttgcaataacttcttcttgggtagtggggaaaaacatgttactctcttcatcttctctttattattttcctagattttagggcacgttccccactatttgcaataacttcttcttgggtagtggggaggttttatttctctttgcatatatatatgagaaggaatgtgaaaattctctagtcataaatttcattccttctctttcctcagagcttttattttttttttctctgcttttgtatccttgttattaattgctgatgctgctactgttgttcctcaaagctttctgctgctgctgttgttgttcctcgaagctttctgctgctgttgttattgttcctcgaagctttctacTGCTGCTcttgttcgtcgaggctttctgctgctgctgttgttcgtcgaggctttcttcctgatttttcgtttataggtaagtggttttactgtgtttgattatcttttgatgaaaaatatattcgttttctgttgttgcttatatgtgtttgtgatgaagaatatatatatatatgtgtgtatgattgcccctatttgttattacaaacagtaatgatttcttccttcgtgtatgcttgcccctatttgttatttccccttttcatttagggtttgttcttattttccatctggttcatgattatgaagaactggatgaaattgagttttttgattttcgttttgtcttcgcggaaatctgaaacttgtttgtgtactacgcagacatggttgacagtccgcgggtttcttatcaaactccaccaccgagtccgcgtagatctcctccgcgtagagatcctgatgtttctccgcctggtggaggcgTCTaagtcttcccaaggtgatgcacgggttcatagggtttcgtcttcttctggtcagaggtaCTCATCTTCTAAGAAGGGTGAGTCGCAGAGAGGGAATACACAGAaaggggaccggccaaaagaaGCTCCTGGTTCCCGGTATGCTATTTCTCGTCCCTTTGTTAATACGCGTGATGATCCCAAGAAAACGCGGGATGTACCGCCTCTTCGGTtagtggcgcctcct
This genomic stretch from Papaver somniferum cultivar HN1 chromosome 5, ASM357369v1, whole genome shotgun sequence harbors:
- the LOC113280551 gene encoding ribosome biogenesis protein BMS1 homolog; its protein translation is MGIDSSSFSSISNRYEGRFVRHWDYNNSLIIYDKKSDDSRNAQSQAATTDQKEVQLQHDLEEEEPVPYVVLVQGPPKVGKSMLIKSLVKFFTMHHLDNVRGPITVVSGKHRRLQFVECPNDVNGMIDAAKYADLVLFCIDASYGFEMETFEFFNLLQVHGFPNVIGVLSHLDKIKCDGQLKVTKQRLSRQFRNEIYGGAELFYLSRLDNGMYMDDEIHNLAMFISVMKFNPLSWQTAHPYVLVDHFEDVTSPERVQIDNKCDRNIVMYGYLRGSNFKRGTKVHIAGAGDFPVYGITSLADPCSLPIAAKMKGVNDKERLFYAPMSGLWGLLYDKDAEYVDERNDNDEVTRSEIEGFRAGTYLKLEVHDVPFEMTKNIDPNCPILVGGISLEDENVGYMQARLKRHSWHRKLLKTRDPIIVSAGWRRYQTRPIYAQEDGGNRLHRIDSTPEHTDCLAMFWGPLAPLDTGFVAVHNLAGNKAAFRISAMGVILDFTQAAEIVAKILKKCNQVGTPLQTFKKTAPIKDMFTSDLEIDWFKDAAIQTARVRGNVEKAAKKKLVSELIRKGDQRREGIASCSFQHKISLCDKVFMRVWKQVSELKDSGDCTGQGMESVGELKDSLNKVIS